A genomic stretch from Sphingobacterium sp. ML3W includes:
- a CDS encoding polyprenyl synthetase family protein, whose amino-acid sequence MSKLTEIQRPIIHELEAFEKKFKASMKSSVPLLDRITQYLIKRKGKQMRPMFVFFSAGICNGINESTYRGAALVELLHTASLVHDDVVDNSYERRGFFSINALWKNKIAVLVGDFLLSRGLLLSVKHQDYHLLKIVSEAVDQMSEGELLQIEKARKLDIEESIYFEVIRKKTASLIASCCACGSASSNADQETVEKLHQFGEKIGIAFQIKDDLFDFGLDDVGKPLGNDIKEKKMTLPLIHALNQTSSSEKRRIINLVRNHNEDPKKVAEVIDFVRNSGGLAYATNKMLEYQQDAFRILEDFPDSEYKEGLLQLVKYTTERKK is encoded by the coding sequence ATGTCAAAATTAACAGAGATCCAACGCCCTATTATCCACGAACTTGAAGCTTTTGAAAAGAAATTCAAAGCATCGATGAAAAGCTCCGTTCCCTTGTTGGATCGTATCACACAATACCTGATCAAACGCAAAGGCAAACAAATGCGACCGATGTTTGTCTTTTTCTCGGCAGGCATCTGCAATGGGATTAATGAATCTACCTACCGTGGTGCTGCTTTGGTTGAATTACTGCATACAGCTTCGCTTGTTCACGATGATGTCGTGGATAACTCTTACGAACGTAGAGGCTTCTTTTCAATCAATGCACTCTGGAAAAATAAGATTGCGGTACTGGTTGGTGATTTTTTACTGTCAAGGGGTTTACTACTTTCTGTAAAACATCAGGACTATCATCTGTTAAAAATTGTTTCGGAAGCGGTCGACCAAATGAGTGAAGGAGAACTGCTCCAGATCGAAAAAGCGCGTAAACTGGATATCGAAGAATCCATATACTTTGAGGTCATCCGAAAGAAAACAGCATCATTAATTGCTTCCTGTTGCGCCTGTGGATCTGCTTCATCCAATGCTGATCAAGAGACGGTAGAGAAATTGCATCAATTTGGAGAGAAAATTGGTATTGCTTTTCAGATAAAAGATGACTTATTTGATTTTGGTCTGGATGATGTGGGCAAGCCTCTGGGAAATGATATCAAAGAGAAGAAAATGACATTGCCGTTGATCCATGCCTTAAATCAGACAAGCTCTAGCGAAAAGCGGCGAATCATCAATCTGGTTCGAAACCATAACGAAGACCCCAAAAAGGTGGCTGAAGTTATTGATTTTGTCCGCAACAGCGGCGGACTAGCCTATGCAACAAACAAAATGCTGGAATATCAACAAGATGCATTTCGCATCCTAGAAGATTTTCCAGATAGCGAATACAAAGAAGGATTACTTCAATTGGTAAAATATACAACAGAAAGAAAAAAATAA
- a CDS encoding DUF3108 domain-containing protein yields the protein MKLISTLLLYLSVFVSTVFAQDLPHLKESAFKGGEKLKYKLRYGIISAATGTLTVGDTKDGFGNPSFHLYAAGKTAGAFAIYTVRNEYNSYINSKTFLPYYYTENIREGGYRRNDKVRFNQDTHTVVGNKGTFTSKVDQTFDLLSSYYFARNLDLTSVKPGESFKLTYFLNDEIATLGIQYIGIEKIKTELGTLECLKFSPEIKPGRIFKKNSKLYLWVTNDGNRIPVKANVDILIGSVTLELLEASGLKYKLGQKASYSK from the coding sequence ATGAAACTTATATCGACATTGCTCCTTTACTTATCAGTTTTTGTAAGTACAGTTTTCGCTCAAGATTTACCCCATTTAAAGGAATCTGCATTTAAAGGTGGAGAGAAATTAAAGTATAAACTCCGCTATGGAATTATTTCAGCCGCAACGGGAACGTTGACTGTTGGCGATACGAAAGACGGATTTGGAAATCCCTCCTTTCATCTGTATGCCGCTGGTAAAACAGCAGGAGCTTTTGCCATCTATACCGTAAGAAACGAATACAACTCTTATATAAATAGCAAGACATTTTTGCCTTACTATTATACAGAAAACATCCGTGAGGGAGGCTACAGACGGAACGACAAAGTACGTTTCAATCAGGATACACATACTGTGGTCGGTAATAAAGGAACATTTACATCCAAGGTCGATCAGACCTTTGATTTACTATCGTCCTATTATTTCGCCCGCAATCTGGACTTAACTTCGGTCAAGCCTGGTGAATCCTTTAAACTGACTTACTTTCTGAATGATGAAATAGCCACCTTGGGCATACAGTATATTGGAATTGAAAAAATAAAAACGGAATTGGGCACATTGGAATGCCTTAAATTCAGTCCCGAAATTAAACCGGGACGTATCTTTAAAAAAAATAGCAAGCTTTATCTTTGGGTAACCAATGATGGTAACCGTATTCCAGTGAAGGCTAACGTCGATATTTTAATTGGCTCTGTTACCTTGGAACTTCTGGAAGCAAGCGGACTAAAATATAAATTGGGACAAAAAGCAAGCTACTCAAAATAA
- a CDS encoding SurA N-terminal domain-containing protein yields the protein MGLMGFLRNKAGVILTAAMAIAILAFLLGDVVRGGAPFWARHQNRVGEVNGTEIEYPAFNQQVEQAEEMFKQQMGGAVTPQMRTYAVQQVWNQFLSREILRKEIEKIGLTVGSKELNDLVQGPNPSAQIVQAFTDPQTGQFNRGQLSTFISQINTAGNQAMADQWEALLEGVKDERLSSKYGELLSNSVYVTSLEANEEYQERNKLANFKYILLDYASVKDAEAKVTDADFQEYYNEHKSMFKTQEETRAIQYVTVDAKPLAKDSLAVKEAIDKLKQDLIVAKDDSLFASINSDNKYPFTYVKKGQLSPSLDSVVFNVASGTTVGPFLSNGAYEIAKVVSTVVGPDSVKASHILLDATAEGGVDKALAKADSIKGLIQKGDNFAALAIQFSSDPGSKTNGGELGTFTRGRMVPEFEKAVFEGKAGDIKVVKSQFGVHIIKIEKQIGTAKYAKVAIIDKVINSGKETLNNAHSKATAFLSAATAQNFAQEAKKLGLEAKTASRVTAMDNVLDGTEAPRDLIKWAFEAKKGDISDKVFETETSYILASLVNVQPKGVLSLDAVKKDIEPAVKNMVKAKVLKEKFGKALAGASSIDQVAQKVGKSAIHVENVVFANPVIPGVALENAVVGTVFGLQPNKPSKAIEGNTGVYVVQVNGFTNPSAISDINGQKKQMLAAKAQRAWGSIFRALQDKAEIIDNRVKFF from the coding sequence ATGGGATTAATGGGCTTTTTGCGTAACAAAGCTGGTGTCATCTTGACCGCAGCCATGGCTATCGCAATTTTAGCATTTTTACTAGGCGATGTCGTTCGAGGAGGGGCTCCTTTTTGGGCTAGACATCAAAATCGTGTAGGGGAAGTCAACGGAACTGAAATTGAATATCCTGCGTTCAACCAACAGGTAGAACAAGCAGAAGAAATGTTCAAACAACAAATGGGTGGCGCTGTTACTCCTCAAATGAGAACATACGCCGTACAACAGGTTTGGAATCAATTCTTATCCAGAGAAATCTTGAGAAAAGAGATTGAAAAAATCGGTTTGACAGTAGGTAGTAAGGAATTAAATGATCTAGTACAAGGTCCGAATCCTTCAGCTCAGATCGTTCAGGCATTTACTGACCCACAAACTGGACAATTTAACCGTGGTCAGTTGTCAACTTTTATAAGCCAAATCAACACAGCTGGCAACCAAGCCATGGCTGATCAGTGGGAAGCTTTACTTGAGGGTGTGAAAGATGAACGTCTAAGCAGCAAGTATGGCGAATTGCTTTCGAACAGTGTATACGTAACTTCATTGGAAGCAAACGAAGAATACCAAGAACGTAATAAATTGGCGAACTTCAAATACATTCTTTTAGACTACGCTTCTGTAAAAGATGCTGAGGCTAAAGTGACTGACGCCGATTTCCAAGAATACTATAATGAACATAAAAGCATGTTCAAAACACAAGAGGAAACACGCGCGATCCAATACGTTACAGTCGATGCAAAACCTCTTGCAAAAGATTCATTGGCAGTAAAAGAAGCTATTGACAAGTTAAAACAAGACCTTATTGTTGCAAAAGATGATTCATTATTTGCATCTATCAATTCGGACAACAAATATCCTTTCACGTATGTGAAAAAAGGCCAACTGAGTCCATCTTTGGATTCGGTAGTCTTCAATGTAGCTTCAGGTACTACGGTAGGTCCATTCCTAAGCAATGGCGCTTACGAAATTGCGAAAGTGGTTTCAACTGTCGTAGGGCCAGATTCAGTAAAGGCTTCGCATATCCTATTGGATGCTACTGCTGAAGGTGGTGTTGACAAAGCATTGGCAAAAGCTGATTCAATCAAAGGATTGATTCAAAAAGGAGATAACTTTGCAGCTTTGGCTATTCAGTTCAGCAGTGATCCGGGAAGTAAAACAAATGGTGGGGAGCTTGGTACTTTTACAAGGGGCCGCATGGTACCTGAATTTGAAAAAGCAGTATTTGAAGGTAAAGCTGGAGACATTAAAGTTGTAAAATCTCAGTTTGGTGTTCATATCATCAAAATTGAGAAACAAATCGGTACAGCAAAATATGCTAAGGTCGCTATCATCGATAAAGTCATCAATAGTGGTAAAGAGACTTTAAATAATGCACATAGTAAAGCCACAGCCTTCTTATCTGCCGCAACGGCTCAGAACTTCGCACAAGAGGCTAAGAAACTTGGCCTAGAAGCTAAAACTGCGTCACGTGTGACAGCAATGGACAATGTACTTGATGGTACAGAAGCTCCACGCGATTTAATAAAATGGGCTTTCGAAGCTAAAAAAGGTGACATCTCAGATAAGGTATTTGAAACTGAAACTTCTTATATCCTAGCGAGTTTGGTGAATGTGCAACCGAAAGGGGTACTTTCTCTGGACGCTGTGAAAAAAGATATCGAGCCTGCAGTTAAAAATATGGTTAAAGCTAAAGTCTTAAAAGAAAAATTTGGCAAAGCTTTAGCTGGAGCTTCTTCAATTGATCAAGTAGCTCAAAAAGTCGGCAAATCTGCTATCCACGTGGAGAATGTGGTATTTGCCAATCCTGTTATTCCTGGTGTAGCATTAGAGAACGCTGTAGTAGGTACAGTCTTTGGACTTCAACCAAACAAACCTTCTAAAGCAATTGAAGGAAATACAGGTGTGTATGTCGTACAGGTAAATGGTTTCACAAATCCATCAGCGATCTCTGATATCAACGGACAAAAGAAACAAATGCTTGCAGCTAAAGCGCAACGTGCTTGGGGATCTATTTTCCGTGCATTACAAGACAAAGCTGAAATCATTGACAATAGAGTGAAATTCTTTTAG
- a CDS encoding DUF2480 family protein, with translation MEIQTNIVNKVAQSGLVTVDLADYHPKTDNVLYDIKENLFHGLMLREKDFREFIKTHDWSQYTNKHIAITCSADAIIPTWAYMLLANKLEPYASTVVFGDLDELLRIQYAAAVDQIDMEQFRDQRVVVKGCGDTYIPESTFVQFTVKLSKVAKSIMYGEPCSTVPVFKRSPQAPKATDKQA, from the coding sequence ATGGAAATTCAAACAAATATTGTCAATAAAGTTGCACAAAGTGGATTAGTGACAGTTGATCTGGCAGATTATCATCCGAAGACCGACAATGTCCTATATGATATCAAGGAAAATTTGTTCCATGGTCTGATGTTAAGGGAAAAAGATTTCCGCGAGTTCATCAAAACACACGATTGGTCACAATATACAAATAAGCATATTGCCATAACCTGTAGCGCAGATGCTATTATCCCAACATGGGCTTATATGCTACTGGCAAATAAGTTAGAGCCATATGCGTCGACTGTTGTCTTTGGCGATTTAGATGAGCTGTTACGTATACAGTATGCCGCCGCCGTTGACCAAATTGATATGGAACAGTTTCGGGATCAAAGGGTAGTTGTTAAGGGCTGTGGAGATACCTATATCCCCGAATCGACATTTGTCCAATTCACGGTGAAACTCAGTAAAGTAGCGAAAAGTATTATGTATGGAGAACCTTGTTCAACGGTTCCAGTTTTTAAAAGAAGTCCTCAAGCGCCAAAAGCGACTGACAAACAAGCATAA
- a CDS encoding DUF6427 family protein, translating into MIISQFRNYTPINILFLSLVGFVLCLGIFLHLPDKLDSVIFEPALGNLLGENNLINLSPATNVFITLILTIFQATILNRITSHFNLLGKPSFLVALMYMTLASLFLPFLVLSPTLICNFISIWMLSKLLSLYRQTDVKAEMFDLGMIVGIGSLIYFPFLSMFFLLWIALLIFRPFNWREWITPLLGLATIYFILGVIYLWVGKMESFYTIWLPFTYKFPTAIRIQLFDYLVLVPVLFTLILFLLILKDNFFKSIVHIRKSFQLLFFMLCLAVASFYWNKKLTEAHFLLCAPPIAIYMAYYFTYAKKKWFFEVVYAIITLTIIYFQFF; encoded by the coding sequence ATGATCATAAGTCAGTTCAGAAATTATACACCAATAAATATTTTATTTTTATCCCTTGTGGGGTTTGTATTGTGCCTTGGCATATTCTTGCACCTGCCGGATAAACTTGATTCTGTAATTTTTGAACCTGCTCTTGGGAATTTACTGGGTGAAAACAATTTAATCAACCTCTCCCCGGCAACAAACGTCTTTATCACACTGATCCTGACCATTTTTCAGGCAACGATACTGAATCGGATCACAAGCCATTTCAACTTACTGGGAAAACCTAGTTTTTTGGTTGCATTGATGTATATGACATTGGCCAGTTTATTTTTACCCTTTCTGGTTCTGTCTCCCACCCTTATCTGTAACTTTATTTCGATCTGGATGTTGAGCAAATTGCTTTCTCTCTATCGCCAGACGGACGTAAAGGCGGAAATGTTCGATCTTGGGATGATTGTTGGCATAGGAAGTCTGATCTACTTTCCTTTTTTGAGCATGTTCTTCCTCCTGTGGATCGCCCTACTTATTTTTAGACCATTCAATTGGCGTGAATGGATCACACCACTATTAGGGTTAGCTACAATCTATTTTATACTAGGGGTAATCTATTTATGGGTAGGAAAAATGGAATCGTTTTACACCATATGGTTGCCATTCACCTACAAATTCCCAACGGCTATTCGTATTCAATTATTTGATTACCTGGTATTAGTCCCTGTGCTTTTTACACTGATCCTCTTCTTGTTGATCCTCAAAGATAATTTTTTCAAGAGTATTGTGCATATCCGAAAATCCTTTCAGTTGTTATTTTTCATGTTATGCCTAGCTGTAGCCTCCTTTTATTGGAATAAGAAATTAACTGAGGCTCACTTTTTACTCTGTGCTCCACCGATTGCAATTTATATGGCCTATTACTTCACCTACGCCAAAAAGAAATGGTTTTTTGAAGTCGTGTATGCAATCATCACATTAACCATAATCTACTTTCAATTTTTCTAA
- the lptC gene encoding LPS export ABC transporter periplasmic protein LptC: MVRKVSALSILQNISPLVIQFLLGALLLTSCEPDLKEVDRIANLKKEEAVDISRHVDVIYSDSTRVKANLTAPEMRIKHDSTEVYEFPKSIKIIFYDEKLKETQRITSDYAIRKEKEKITVFTKNVIVTMADGSILKTEEIVYDEGAKDPNKTFYNNLPVTAFFKDQRGNLSGSSFTSDKDLLHANIQNATGVVIIKDNSLFPSIGR, encoded by the coding sequence ATGGTACGCAAAGTATCTGCACTATCCATATTACAAAATATATCGCCCCTGGTAATTCAATTTTTGCTAGGGGCGCTCTTATTGACTTCCTGTGAGCCAGACCTAAAGGAAGTCGACCGGATCGCCAACTTAAAAAAAGAAGAAGCTGTAGACATATCACGCCATGTCGATGTCATCTATAGTGATTCAACCCGGGTTAAAGCGAACCTTACCGCACCCGAAATGCGGATCAAACACGATAGCACAGAAGTCTATGAGTTTCCAAAAAGCATAAAAATCATCTTCTATGATGAGAAACTAAAGGAAACCCAACGCATCACCTCTGACTATGCGATCAGGAAAGAAAAAGAGAAAATAACAGTCTTTACCAAAAATGTTATTGTCACCATGGCTGATGGATCTATTCTAAAAACGGAGGAAATCGTTTATGACGAAGGTGCAAAAGACCCCAATAAGACTTTTTACAATAATCTCCCTGTTACGGCATTCTTTAAAGACCAACGCGGTAACCTTTCGGGATCATCTTTTACTTCTGACAAGGATTTGCTACATGCCAATATACAGAATGCCACTGGTGTTGTCATCATCAAGGATAACAGTCTATTTCCATCCATAGGTAGATAG
- a CDS encoding C1 family peptidase: protein MNWNKSIVLAASLFAASFQVQAQDNLINALKANQNDNSKSGFTFTEVINLGNTSIKNQGSSGTCWSYSGNSFLESEMIRMGKKPVEISQIYTARNTYLDKARTYVRLHGGLSLGEGGQFHDVLNSFRKYGTMPQSAYTGLHYGTTLNNFGEMTSMLDAMLGSIVKGKGLTPNWEKAYTAAMDSYLGEVPEKFDYNGKSYTPRTFADQVIGINPDDYVGIASVTDHPYYSQFVLLIPDNWSFDRFYNVQMNDLTDIIDNALQKGYTVAWATDVSEKGFSWKNGVAYVPEKPFEQMSDQEKSSMFVGPKPEMKITPEERQKAFDNWQTTDDHGMHIVGLVKDQNGKEYYIVKNSWGTSNDYKGYLYASKEFVRYKTTSLLLHKDGLAKDLKSKINIK, encoded by the coding sequence ATGAATTGGAATAAATCGATTGTACTAGCTGCCTCTCTTTTTGCAGCTTCATTCCAAGTACAAGCACAGGACAATTTGATCAATGCCCTAAAAGCAAATCAAAATGACAATAGCAAATCTGGATTTACATTTACAGAAGTTATCAATTTAGGTAATACTTCGATCAAGAATCAAGGTTCTTCGGGTACATGTTGGTCTTATTCAGGAAACTCTTTTCTAGAATCCGAAATGATCCGTATGGGTAAAAAACCTGTTGAGATTTCTCAGATATATACAGCACGTAATACGTACTTAGATAAAGCACGTACTTATGTACGTCTTCACGGTGGATTATCATTGGGTGAAGGTGGTCAATTTCATGATGTATTGAATTCATTCCGCAAATATGGCACAATGCCACAGTCAGCTTATACAGGCCTTCACTATGGTACCACACTCAACAACTTTGGTGAAATGACATCAATGCTTGACGCGATGTTGGGCTCGATTGTAAAAGGTAAAGGTTTAACTCCAAACTGGGAAAAAGCCTATACAGCAGCAATGGACTCTTACCTAGGTGAAGTTCCTGAAAAATTTGATTACAATGGCAAATCCTATACACCACGCACCTTTGCTGACCAGGTAATTGGCATCAATCCAGATGATTATGTTGGTATTGCTTCAGTTACTGACCACCCCTATTATAGCCAATTCGTTCTGTTAATCCCAGATAACTGGTCATTTGATCGTTTCTACAATGTTCAGATGAATGATTTAACAGATATCATTGACAACGCGCTGCAAAAAGGTTATACTGTCGCTTGGGCAACTGACGTTTCAGAAAAAGGATTCTCCTGGAAAAACGGTGTTGCTTATGTTCCAGAAAAACCGTTCGAACAAATGAGCGATCAAGAAAAATCGAGCATGTTCGTTGGTCCTAAACCAGAAATGAAGATCACGCCTGAAGAGAGACAAAAAGCTTTCGACAATTGGCAAACAACAGATGATCATGGTATGCATATCGTTGGTCTGGTAAAAGATCAAAATGGTAAAGAATATTATATTGTTAAAAACTCTTGGGGAACATCCAACGACTACAAAGGCTACTTGTACGCATCCAAAGAGTTTGTACGCTACAAAACAACTTCTTTGTTGTTACATAAAGATGGTCTTGCAAAAGATTTAAAATCGAAGATAAATATCAAATAA
- a CDS encoding TerC/Alx family metal homeostasis membrane protein — MSHELMFFGGFLIFIALMLAIDLGLFSKGDKPVSLKTAAIMSAVWVLFSLGFYWLLRQYGFELHNIQDLNHLQEVITKHHHDIKIIPGDLAASLAVYNNNLGLEYLTGYVVEYALSVDNIFVMVLLFTSFGIPEKYYHKVLVWGILGAIVMRFLFIFLGATLIAKFGWILYVFGAFLVFTGVKMFINRNQEEEVDPQNHPVVKFASKYFKVTPKLDGGHFFHIENGVKYMTPLFLVLLVIEFTDLIFAVDSIPAIFSVTKDPYVVFFSNIFAILGLRSMFFLLVNIIHKFQYLKVGLAFLLVFIGLKMLLHHWLAEVGFTTTHSLIVIISILALSIIASLLFPKHKEIAE; from the coding sequence ATGAGTCACGAATTAATGTTTTTTGGAGGTTTCCTGATCTTCATTGCACTGATGCTAGCAATTGACCTTGGACTATTTTCCAAGGGCGATAAACCCGTTAGCTTAAAGACTGCCGCAATTATGAGTGCTGTATGGGTATTATTCTCATTAGGCTTCTATTGGTTGCTCCGTCAGTATGGATTTGAATTGCATAATATCCAAGACCTAAACCATCTGCAGGAAGTCATTACAAAACATCATCACGATATTAAAATTATTCCTGGCGATCTTGCCGCAAGTTTAGCCGTCTATAATAACAACCTAGGCTTGGAATATTTAACAGGATATGTTGTTGAGTATGCGCTCTCTGTCGATAATATTTTCGTTATGGTGTTGCTCTTCACATCATTTGGAATTCCCGAAAAATACTACCATAAAGTTTTGGTATGGGGGATTCTTGGTGCCATCGTTATGCGGTTTCTATTTATATTCCTTGGCGCAACCTTAATCGCTAAATTTGGCTGGATTCTATATGTTTTTGGTGCATTCTTAGTATTCACAGGTGTTAAGATGTTTATCAATCGGAACCAAGAGGAAGAGGTCGATCCTCAAAACCACCCTGTTGTCAAATTTGCGTCTAAATATTTCAAGGTAACCCCAAAATTAGATGGTGGTCACTTTTTCCATATCGAGAATGGCGTGAAATACATGACACCTCTATTTTTGGTTTTGTTAGTGATTGAATTTACCGATCTAATTTTCGCAGTGGATTCCATTCCCGCAATTTTCTCGGTTACCAAAGATCCTTATGTGGTATTCTTCTCTAATATCTTCGCCATCCTCGGATTACGTTCCATGTTCTTCTTATTGGTCAATATTATCCATAAGTTCCAATATTTAAAAGTCGGGTTAGCTTTTCTATTGGTGTTCATTGGTCTGAAGATGTTATTACATCACTGGCTGGCAGAAGTCGGCTTTACAACGACGCATTCACTGATTGTGATCATCAGTATACTTGCCTTAAGTATTATCGCCTCGCTACTCTTTCCAAAGCATAAAGAGATTGCCGAATAA
- a CDS encoding DUF3109 family protein, with protein MIEVGNVLVHEDLINNDFVCNLSKCKGICCIEGDSGAPLLESEKAILEEIYAKVKPYMTEKGIEAIEEQGKYVIDVDGDLTTTCVDGHKECAYVTWENGITKCAIEKAYELGEIHWRKPVSCHLYPIRTTHYPEFDVLHYDRWHICKDACSFGKELQVPVYKFLKDPLIRTYGEEWYKNLEQAVDEL; from the coding sequence ATGATTGAAGTAGGAAATGTGTTGGTACATGAAGATCTGATTAACAATGATTTTGTGTGCAATCTATCAAAATGTAAAGGAATATGCTGTATCGAGGGAGACTCGGGAGCACCTTTGTTAGAAAGTGAAAAGGCAATTCTGGAGGAAATATACGCCAAGGTAAAGCCTTATATGACAGAGAAGGGTATTGAGGCCATCGAAGAACAAGGGAAATATGTCATTGACGTAGATGGTGATTTAACCACAACCTGTGTTGATGGGCACAAGGAATGCGCCTATGTAACCTGGGAAAACGGCATTACCAAATGTGCAATCGAAAAGGCATATGAACTGGGTGAAATCCACTGGCGGAAACCTGTTTCCTGTCACCTCTATCCTATCCGTACAACGCATTATCCAGAATTTGATGTCCTTCATTATGACCGTTGGCATATCTGCAAAGACGCTTGTAGTTTCGGCAAAGAACTACAGGTGCCTGTATACAAATTTCTAAAGGATCCCCTGATCCGTACTTATGGAGAAGAATGGTACAAAAATCTTGAACAAGCAGTCGATGAGTTGTAA
- a CDS encoding thioredoxin family protein, producing the protein MRSIIALCLAILFGNLAHSQTKGVKFVEGLSWKQVKERAKAENKFIFVELFATWCGPCQYMSNEVFPLEQVGQPINQNFISIRVQMDSTETDNAAVKKWYADARAISNEYNIQSFPTFLIFNPNGEAVHRIVGANDAPEFVSHVSDGLYPETQYYTLLKKFEKRPQDIYTAKQMLKAANIAYDESTARKAENTLANSLGTDELFKKENVHILLAAAKFTNSKAFNLIRNNKEKIDILLESPGIANRTLANVVVNELFLIKIDAKHEPNWDSYQSELSAKYPDIDFVPMFKKIKAHYYLQVKNYVAMKNTINDYLSSEDFTAHQLNTFAWTIFNNSSDPECIDAAISWSKKSIIEDPSSAFLDTYANLLYKKGEKEKAIKWQNKAIEMASDDDRPIYQETLDKMTKGIQTWEN; encoded by the coding sequence ATGAGAAGTATAATCGCATTATGCCTTGCAATTTTATTTGGGAATTTAGCACATTCCCAGACCAAAGGGGTGAAATTTGTAGAAGGATTAAGTTGGAAACAGGTCAAAGAAAGAGCGAAGGCAGAAAATAAGTTTATCTTCGTTGAACTTTTTGCGACATGGTGTGGCCCCTGCCAGTATATGAGTAATGAGGTGTTCCCCTTGGAACAAGTTGGTCAGCCCATTAATCAAAATTTCATTAGTATCAGGGTCCAAATGGACTCCACCGAAACGGACAATGCTGCCGTCAAAAAGTGGTATGCTGATGCCCGAGCTATTTCCAATGAGTACAATATCCAATCTTTTCCAACTTTTTTGATTTTCAATCCAAACGGAGAAGCTGTACACCGGATTGTTGGCGCAAACGATGCACCTGAATTTGTCAGCCATGTGTCAGACGGACTGTATCCCGAAACACAGTATTATACCCTGTTAAAAAAATTTGAGAAAAGACCTCAGGACATCTACACCGCCAAACAGATGTTAAAAGCAGCAAATATCGCTTATGACGAAAGCACCGCACGTAAAGCCGAAAATACTTTAGCCAATTCTTTGGGTACCGATGAGCTTTTTAAAAAGGAAAACGTCCATATTCTTCTGGCGGCAGCCAAGTTTACAAATTCAAAAGCCTTTAACCTGATCCGCAACAATAAAGAAAAAATAGATATTTTGCTGGAATCACCGGGGATCGCAAATCGTACGCTCGCGAATGTGGTTGTTAATGAGCTTTTCCTGATTAAAATAGATGCCAAGCATGAACCCAACTGGGATAGTTACCAGAGTGAGCTGTCAGCAAAATATCCGGATATAGATTTCGTTCCGATGTTTAAAAAGATCAAAGCACATTATTATCTTCAGGTCAAGAATTACGTGGCTATGAAAAACACCATCAATGATTACCTATCATCAGAGGATTTCACAGCACATCAATTGAACACCTTTGCCTGGACGATTTTTAATAACAGCAGTGACCCCGAATGCATCGACGCAGCGATCAGCTGGAGCAAAAAATCTATCATAGAAGATCCCAGCTCTGCATTCTTAGATACATACGCCAACTTACTTTATAAAAAAGGTGAAAAAGAGAAGGCAATCAAGTGGCAAAATAAAGCCATAGAGATGGCCAGTGACGACGATCGACCAATCTATCAGGAAACATTGGACAAAATGACCAAAGGGATACAAACCTGGGAAAATTAA